One Kineococcus endophyticus genomic region harbors:
- a CDS encoding DUF917 domain-containing protein encodes MSWILDETLLPDLARGAALLGTGGGGDPYIGRLLVQQAIRENGPITVLDPQAESELPDEAFVVPTAMMGAPTVMVEKIPRGTEAVVALRRLEAHLGRRAEATMPIECGGINSMMPLLVGARTGLPVVDADGMGRAFPELQMETFSVYGVSGSPMVVASDREETVLIDTGADDVRMERCSRAIAIQFGGAALIAEYSMTGADVRRTAIPHTMSMSLGAGRAIREARESHSDPVDALTEFFATTVYENVRTLFTGKVGDVERRTTGGFARGHADLRGHDGSHLRLSFQNEHLVAVLDGEVVCVVPDLICVLDEQTGEPITTEGMRWGQRVVVVAISTPPIMRTPEALAVFGPRAFGVDRDFTPVEQLVPGPSLAPA; translated from the coding sequence GTGAGCTGGATCCTCGACGAGACCCTCCTGCCCGACCTGGCCCGCGGTGCCGCGCTCCTCGGCACCGGCGGTGGCGGTGACCCCTACATCGGCCGGTTGCTCGTCCAGCAGGCGATCCGCGAGAACGGGCCCATCACCGTCCTGGACCCGCAGGCGGAGTCCGAACTGCCCGACGAGGCGTTCGTCGTCCCGACGGCCATGATGGGCGCGCCCACGGTGATGGTCGAGAAGATCCCGCGCGGCACCGAGGCCGTCGTCGCGCTGCGCCGGCTCGAGGCCCACCTCGGCCGCCGCGCCGAGGCGACCATGCCCATCGAGTGCGGAGGCATCAACTCGATGATGCCGCTGCTCGTCGGTGCGCGGACCGGGCTGCCCGTCGTCGACGCCGACGGGATGGGCCGGGCGTTCCCCGAACTGCAGATGGAGACGTTCAGCGTCTACGGCGTCTCCGGTTCCCCCATGGTCGTCGCGAGCGACCGCGAGGAGACCGTGCTCATCGACACCGGAGCCGACGACGTCCGCATGGAACGCTGCTCGCGCGCCATCGCGATCCAGTTCGGGGGCGCGGCCCTCATCGCCGAGTACTCGATGACGGGTGCGGACGTCCGCCGCACGGCGATCCCGCACACCATGTCGATGTCCCTCGGCGCGGGCCGCGCGATCCGGGAGGCCCGCGAGAGCCACAGCGACCCCGTCGACGCCCTCACCGAGTTCTTCGCCACGACCGTCTACGAGAACGTCCGGACGTTGTTCACGGGCAAGGTGGGCGACGTCGAACGCCGCACGACGGGGGGTTTCGCGCGGGGGCACGCCGACCTGCGCGGCCACGACGGCTCGCACCTGCGCCTGTCGTTCCAGAACGAGCACCTGGTCGCCGTCCTGGACGGCGAAGTCGTCTGCGTCGTGCCCGACCTCATCTGCGTCCTGGACGAGCAGACGGGCGAACCCATCACGACCGAGGGGATGCGCTGGGGCCAGCGGGTCGTCGTCGTCGCCATCTCGACGCCGCCGATCATGCGCACCCCCGAGGCCCTCGCGGTGTTCGGGCCCCGCGCGTTCGGGGTGGACCGCGACTTCACGCCCGT
- a CDS encoding DUF917 domain-containing protein, producing MPEAATSLRTRVGVADLADIGRGAAVLGTGGGGDPHIGGLLAGAAMRAHGPVDLAPLEDLPDDAVVLPVAMMGAPTVMVEKLPSADQVGRAIRVLTDHLGLEVTHLACIEAGGVNSLIPFVGAAELGLPLLDADGMGRAFPELQMVLPTVYGIRGTPMSIVDEKGNSGVLDTVDNRWAERFARSVTIDMGCSAMISNYWMTGAQARRALVPGTLSLAARIGRTLTAARTSGDPAGAVADLLGGTVLFTGKVTDVARRTTTGFARGEARLDGTGTDAGSELLLEFQNEFLVAVRDGRTVSTVPDLICALDTQTGEAVRTEGLRFGHRITVLAAPCDERWHSPAGLALAGPRVFGYESDPVRATPHDVPTPTEAHP from the coding sequence ATGCCTGAGGCAGCCACGTCCCTGCGGACCCGGGTCGGGGTGGCGGACCTCGCCGACATCGGCCGGGGCGCAGCGGTCCTGGGCACCGGCGGCGGCGGCGACCCGCACATCGGCGGGCTGCTGGCCGGGGCCGCGATGCGGGCGCACGGGCCCGTCGACCTCGCACCCCTGGAGGACCTGCCGGACGACGCCGTCGTCCTGCCGGTGGCGATGATGGGCGCGCCGACCGTCATGGTGGAGAAGCTGCCCTCGGCCGACCAGGTCGGCCGCGCGATCCGCGTCCTCACCGACCACCTCGGGTTGGAGGTCACCCACCTGGCCTGCATCGAGGCCGGCGGCGTGAACTCCCTCATCCCGTTCGTCGGGGCCGCCGAACTCGGTCTGCCCCTGCTCGACGCCGACGGCATGGGCCGGGCGTTCCCGGAACTGCAGATGGTGCTGCCCACCGTCTACGGCATCCGCGGGACCCCCATGTCCATCGTCGACGAGAAGGGGAACTCCGGCGTCCTGGACACCGTCGACAACCGGTGGGCCGAGCGGTTCGCGCGGTCGGTGACGATCGACATGGGCTGTTCGGCGATGATCAGCAACTACTGGATGACCGGCGCCCAGGCCCGCCGGGCGCTCGTCCCGGGGACCCTGTCGCTGGCCGCCCGGATCGGCCGGACCCTCACCGCGGCCCGGACCAGCGGTGACCCCGCGGGTGCCGTCGCCGACCTGCTCGGCGGCACCGTCCTGTTCACCGGCAAGGTCACCGACGTCGCCCGCCGGACCACGACGGGTTTCGCCCGCGGCGAGGCGCGGCTGGACGGCACCGGGACCGACGCGGGGTCCGAACTGCTGCTGGAGTTCCAGAACGAGTTCCTCGTCGCCGTCCGCGACGGCCGGACCGTCTCGACCGTGCCCGACCTCATCTGCGCGCTCGACACCCAGACCGGGGAGGCCGTGCGCACCGAGGGGTTGCGGTTCGGCCACCGCATCACCGTCCTCGCCGCGCCGTGCGACGAACGCTGGCACAGCCCCGCCGGGCTCGCCCTCGCCGGACCGCGCGTGTTCGGCTACGAGAGCGACCCCGTCCGCGCCACCCCCCACGACGTCCCCACCCCGACGGAGGCCCACCCGTGA